A genomic window from Carassius auratus strain Wakin chromosome 45, ASM336829v1, whole genome shotgun sequence includes:
- the LOC113063064 gene encoding zinc finger FYVE domain-containing protein 1-like — protein sequence MNSQGSSMGKGVNGVLVCQESYACGGSDEAAFECDECGSVQCVHCELELHRQERLRNHDRTRISPGHIPYCDSCKGDGGVPNGGRLRAVVRCQGCKINLCLDCQKRTHSGVSKRKHPITAYSPPKPVEKNCSTGDEQLDALKAKLDQVTSFLLVDEKEDMQVKDEEEFVRKLGCSPEELLKVVSIFGNTGEGKSHTLNHTFFLGREVFKTSPTQESCTVGVWGALDPLHKVVVVDTEGLLGAGTNIGQRTRLLLKVLAVSDLVIYRTHADRLHDDLFKFLGDASDAYLKHFTKELKATTARCGLDVPLSTLGPAVIIFHETVHTKLLGSDKPLESAERLLQERFRKLGLFPEAFSSIQYRGTRTHNPPTDFGGLLRSVEQQLDNNTTRSPRSAGVIYKALQALSECFSGEIPDEHLASNSFFPDEYFTCSSICLSCGSGCKNSMNHLREGVAHEAKHRCRYSAHYDNRIYTCKVCYESGKEVIVVPKTTASSDSPWFGLAIYAWSGYVIECPNCSVIYRSRQYWYGNQDPVDTVVRTEIQHVWPGSDGFLKDNNNAAQRLLDGVNYMAQSVSELSVKPAKAVTAWLTDQIAPAYWKPNSLIIRCRNCGEEFQDNDTKHHCRACGEGFCDGCSSKTRPVPERGWGLAPVRVCDACFQNRGIPEELLDAALEEEQGGTLIARKVGEAVQNTLGAVVTAIDIPLGLVKDAARPAYWVPDQDIHCCHQCQREFNARLSIHHCRACGQGVCNDCSSDRRAVPSRGWDHPVRVCITCSQKSGEL from the exons ATGAACAGTCAGGGCTCGTCGATGGGGAAGGGGGTGAACGGCGTCCTGGTTTGTCAGGAGAGTTACGCCTGCGGTGGCTCCGACGAGGCCGCCTTCGAGTGCGACGAATGCGGCAGCGTGCAGTGCGTCCACTGCGAGCTGGAACTCCACCGTCAGGAGCGCTTGAGGAACCACGACAGGACCCGGATCTCACCTGGCCACATACCTTACTGCGATTCATGTAAAGGGGACGGGGGCGTTCCGAACGGGGGTCGGCTGAGAGCAGTAGTGCGCTGTCAGGGATGTAAAATCAACCTGTGTTTGGACTGTCAAAAAAGGACTCACAGTGGGGTCAGTAAAAGAAAGCACCCCATCACTGCCTACTCTCCCCCGAAACCCGTGGAGAAGAACTGCAGCACTGGAGATGAACAGCTGGATGCGTTGAAAGCTAAACTTGATCAAGTCACCAGTTTTCTTCTAGTGGATGAAAAGGAAGATATGCAG GTCAAGGATGAGGAGGAGTTTGTGAGGAAGTTAGGCTGTAGCCCTGAGGAGCTCTTGAAGGTGGTGTCCATTTTCGGCAACACTGGAGAAGGCAAATCCCACACCCTCAATCACACTTTCTTTTTGGGTCGTGAAGTTTTCAAGACATCTCCAACCCAGGAATCCTGCACCGTTGGGGTGTGGGGAGCACTGGACCCTCTTCATAAGGTGGTGGTTGTTGACACAGAGGGACTTCTGGGGGCAGGAACTAACATTGGACAACGAACCCGCCTCCTCCTGAAGGTGCTCGCAGTCTCCGATCTGGTCATCTATCGGACACATGCTGACCGGCTACATGATGATCTTTTCAAGTTTCTTGGAGATGCATCAGATGCGTATCTAAAGCATTTCACGAAGGAGCTGAAAGCCACAACTGCACGCTGTGGTTTGGACGTGCCCCTTTCAACTCTGGGTCCTGCTGTTATAATCTTCCATGAGACCGTCCACACCAAGTTATTAGGCTCAG ACAAGCCATTAGAATCAGCTGAGCGGCTTCTTCAGGAACGTTTCCGAAAGCTTGGCCTCTTTCCAGAAGCATTCAGCTCTATTCAGTACCGGGgcactcgaacccacaacccccCGACTGACTTCGGCGGTCTGCTGCGCAGCGTGGAGCAGCAGTTAGACAACAACACTACACGATCTCCACGTTCTGCTGGTGTCATCTACAAAGCCTTgcag GCTTTGAGTGAGTGCTTCAGCGGAGAGATTCCTGATGAGCATCTGGCAAGCAACTCTTTTTTTCCAGATGAATACTTTACCTGCTCCAGCATCTGCCTCAGCTGTGG ctCTGGCTGTAAAAACAGCATGAATCACCTACGAGAGGGTGTGGCACATGAGGCTAAACACCGCTGCCGCTATTCAGCGCACTATGATAATCGCATCTATACCTGCAAG GTTTGTTATGAGAGTGGAAAAGAGGTAATTGTGGTTCCAAAGACGACGGCATCCTCTGACTCACCATGGTTTGGCTTGGCCATATACGCCTGGTCTGG ATATGTGATCGAGTGTCCAAACTGTTCGGTGATCTATAGAAGTAGGCAGTACTGGTATGGGAACCAGGACCCTGTTGATACAGTGGTTCGGACTGAAATCCAGCATGTCTGGCCAGGG TCCGACGGATTCCTGAAGGACAACAACAATGCTGCGCAGAGGCTGCTGGATGGAGTGAACTATATGGCTCAGTCTGTTTCAGAGCTAAGTGTCAAGCCTGCTAAAGCCGTCACTGCCTGGTTAACCGACCAGATTGCCCCAGCTTACTGGAAGCCTAATTCTCTCATCATT AGATGTAGAAACTGTGGAGAGGAGTTCCAAGATAATGATACAAAGCACCACTGTCGGGCTTGTGGAGAAGGTTTCTGTGACGGCTGCTCCTCTAAGACACGGCCAGTCCCGGAGAGAGGTTGGGGCCTGGCACCTGTGCGAGTCTGTGATGCCTGTTTTCAAAACAGAGGAATTCCAGAAG AACTACTGGATGCAGCGCTGGAAGAGGAGCAAGGTGGGACTCTGATTGCCAGGAAGGTGGGAGAAGCTGTTCAGAACACTTTAGGAGCGGTAGTCACTGCTATAGACATCCCTCTTG GTCTGGTAAAAGATGCCGCCCGTCCAGCATATTGGGTCCCTGACCAAGACATCCATTGCTGCCACCAGTGCCAGCGTGAGTTTAATGCCCGTCTCTCAATCCATCACTGCCGTGCATGTGGACAAGGAGTATGTAACGATTGCTCCTCTGATCGCCGGGCCGTGCCCTCCAGGGGTTGGGACCATCCAGTGCGGGTGTGCATCACCTGCAGCCAGAAATCTGGAGAGCTCTAG
- the pigh gene encoding phosphatidylinositol N-acetylglucosaminyltransferase subunit H, translating into MAEEEFTDINGNLISLDCQTHSAFCREFTVTSPKLSLRKVMVYTCFIWLFAYAVFFFTENTAVLSSAIILTLVGMMIHIHFVKVDHETLLIIGSLGVQLSSSYASGRESTIFIEMSKLKDIVINEAVYMHSIIYYLCILIKDPADPETVASVVPLFQSSKPRLNCLVQVYRSCQEILAQTS; encoded by the exons ATGGCCGAGGAAGAGTTCACAGACATAAACGGCAACTTGATATCTTTAGACTGCCAAACTCACTCGGCTTTCTGCAGAGAGTTCACAGTCACCTCACCGAAGCTGTCTTTGCGTAAGGTGATGGTCTACACCTGCTTCATATGGTTATTTGCTTATGCTGTATTTTTCTTCACTGAG AACACGGCTGTCCTGTCGAGTGCCATTATCCTCACTTTGGTTGGGATGATGATTCATATTCACTTCGTGAAGGTGGACCATGAGACCCTTCTCATAATCGGTTCCCTCGGTGTCCAGCTGTCTTCATCTTATGCATCTGGGCGAGAAAGCACGATCTTCATTGAGATGAGCAAACTGAAAGACATCGTCATCAACGAGGCAGTTTATATG CACAGCATTATATACTATCTGTGCATTCTGATCAAGGATCCAGCTGATCCTGAAACAGTGGCCAGTGTTGTCCCTCTTTTCCAG AGTTCAAAGCCTCGACTGAATTGTTTGGTTCAAGTGTACAGGAGCTGTCAAGAGATTTTAGCACAGACCAGTTGA